The proteins below come from a single Benincasa hispida cultivar B227 chromosome 4, ASM972705v1, whole genome shotgun sequence genomic window:
- the LOC120075688 gene encoding uncharacterized protein LOC120075688 isoform X1, producing the protein MAIQFKFRSSVNFDSVDIQGRPSISIGDLKFKIIRMKNLDTCQNFDLVFSDARTGQDLADEKLEIPSGSCVIVKRVPAGSVPSNVVHHDLFGNVQVKDTDMVNSSRPVNAETDNFDDFGVDLYPIHKANSSISLNNKNNNAVRHYKETERGYIEAEGSGISEAIQGDSNNGTTVGGTVLQTNIKVNVGEGIGLEKPIAPVNHNCEIPSELKCILCNSLFVDAVITGCCKHSFCEKCIHHVLLQKAMCPKCASTKYKLEDLLPNFSLRQIVAHFLESQILMGDSENAHHHEASDEESRIEGKDMPYLPYATNRGYNQEVVEDVPVSSIRRNMTVKIDGAQVRSCHPDNFGGKPHDLPPFDDCQGESQPVFRDFKHGLLVNDSDMPSKIQNLTDFRRHKKRGRTCYMCGSLDHLIRDCPGASKPNPMHLMGASPYYASPWPCVSSFTNLYGCPMAFNTPMVPDANSYWASIYGGYPVPSGFVGMRDMNAPPLRKTEEFCAGYSEFADLSDTNRNRTKSEIRTWRVMPFSSENGSDGEDHVGKKRRQHERDGRSRDYRMLVEKQHPRKENIKEINWLYDEKRRSSYSSKDAMINRLNERLKLDTEGLPRSTKFPTNERSAHYHRCFREVGGRTDECCSHAGSNDHKRYKQKEDNIDTVDVDLKCHAKKHHSSSKSDLARSYSSSQKLLQKESRFMSRYSKHNELAQYHQQMVGGTDYNHEEWNHKYKRKRFVKNYRTEF; encoded by the exons ATGGCTATTCAATTTAAATTCAGGAGCTCCGTGAACTTCGACTCGGTGGATATCCAAGGCCGACCTTCCATATCAATTGGCgatcttaaattcaaaattattcgCATGAAGAACCTTGATACCTGCCAAAACTTTGATCTCGTATTCTCCGATGCCCGAACCGGCCAAG ATTTGGCCGACGAGAAACTTGAAATTCCAAGCGGTTCTTGCGTGATAGTCAAGAGAGTTCCCGCAGGATCAGTTCCTTCCAATGT TGTGCATCACGACTTGTTTGGGAATGTTCAAGTCAAAGACACTGACATGGTTAATTCATCTCGTCCAGTG AATGCTGAGACAGACAATTTTGATGATTTTGGTGTCGACTTATACCCTATTCACAAAGCAAACTCAtcaatttctctcaataataaaaataacaatgcTGTTAG ACATTATAAGGAGACTGAAAGAGGATATATTGAGGCTGAAGGAAGTGGTATTAGTGAGGCCATCCAAGGAG ATTCAAATAATGGCACAACAGTTGGAGGAACTGTCCTGCAGACAAACATAAAAGTTAATGTTGGCGAGGGCATTGGTTTGGAGAA ACCAATTGCTCCAGTTAATCATAATTGTGAAATTCCTTCAGAACTGAAGTGTATACTTTGCAACTCACTCTTTGTGGATGCTGTAATTACTGGTTGCTGTAAGCATAGTTTTTGTGAGAAAT GCATTCATCATGTTCTGCTGCAAAAGGCAATGTGCCCTAAGTGTGCCTCTACTAAGTATAAACTAGAAGATTTGTTGCCAAATTTTTCTCTTAGGCAAATTGTTGCCCATTTCCTTGAGTCTCAGATCCTGATGGGCGACTCAGAAAATGCTCATCATCATGAAGCATCAG ATGAAGAATCAAGAATTGAAGGAAAAGACATGCCTTATTTGCCTTATGCTACTAATAGGGGTTATAATCAAGAAGTGGTGGAAGACGTTCCTGTCTCATCAATAAGAAGAAATATG ACGGTTAAAATTGATGGAGCACAAGTTCGATCGTGCCATCCTGATAATTTTGGTGGAAAACCTCATGACCTCCCTCCTTTTGATGATTGTCAAGGTGAAAGCCAGCCCGTTTTTAGGGATTTCAAGCATGGGTTGCTGGTCAATGACTCTG ATATGCCGAGCAAAATCCAAAATCTAACAGATTTTAGAAGACACAAAAAG CGTGGCCGTACTTGTTACATGTGTGGTTCTCTGGACCATCTCATTAGAGACTGTCCAGGTGCTTCAAAACCAAATCCCATGCATCTAATGG GAGCTTCGCCATATTATGCATCACCTTGGCCTTGTGTCAGTTCTTTTACGAACCTATATGGTTGTCCCATGGCTTTCAATACACCAATGGTGCCTGATGCAAATTCTTACTGGGCATCTATTTATGGTGGATACCCTGTCCCAAG TGGATTCGTGGGCATGAGAGACATGAATGCTCCACCACTTCGGAAGACTGAAGAGTTCTGTGCTGGTTATTCAGAATTTGCAGACCTTAGTGACACTAATAGAAACAGGACAAAATCCGAAATTCGTACCTGGAG GGTAATGCCTTTCTCCAGTGAGAATGGGAGTGATGGAGAAGATCATGTTGGTAAGAAGAGACGTCAACATGAGCGGGATGGAAGATCAAGAGACTATAGAATGCTTGTAGAGAAGCAACATCCGCGCAAAGAAAATATCAAAGAAATAAATTGGCTCTATGACGAGAAAAGGAGGAGTTCCTATTCTTCTAAAGATGCAATGATAAATAGATTAAACGAGAGATTAAAGTTGGACACAGAAGGCTTGCCTCGCAGCACCAAATTTCCAACTAATGAGAGATCTGCACATTATCATAGATGCTTCAGGGAGGTTGGTGGGAGGACAGATGAATGTTGCAGTCATGCCGGCTCGAATGACCATAAAAGATACAAACAAAAAGAAGATAACATTGATACGGTTGATGTTGACTTGAAGTGTCATGCTAAGAAACATCACAGCAGCTCGAAGTCAGATTTGGCACGTAGCTATTCCAGCAGTCAGAAACTCCTACAAAAAGAGTCTCGTTTCATGTCTAGATATTCTAAGCACAATGAGCTTGCTCAATATCATCAGCAAATGGTTGGTGGGACAGATTATAATCATGAAGAATGGAATCATAAGTATAAACGAAAAAGGTTTGTGAAAAATTACAGAACTGAATTTTAA
- the LOC120075688 gene encoding uncharacterized protein LOC120075688 isoform X3 — translation MAIQFKFRSSVNFDSVDIQGRPSISIGDLKFKIIRMKNLDTCQNFDLVFSDARTGQDLADEKLEIPSGSCVIVKRVPAGSVPSNVVHHDLFGNVQVKDTDMVNSSRPVNAETDNFDDFGVDLYPIHKANSSISLNNKNNNAVRHYKETERGYIEAEGSGISEAIQGDSNNGTTVGGTVLQTNIKVNVGEGIGLEKPIAPVNHNCEIPSELKCILCNSLFVDAVITGCCKHSFCEKCIHHVLLQKAMCPKCASTKYKLEDLLPNFSLRQIVAHFLESQILMGDSENAHHHEASDEESRIEGKDMPYLPYATNRGYNQEVVEDVPVSSIRRNMTVKIDGAQVRSCHPDNFGGKPHDLPPFDDCQGESQPVFRDFKHGLLVNDSDMPSKIQNLTDFRRHKKRGRTCYMCGSLDHLIRDCPGASKPNPMHLMGASPYYASPWPCVSSFTNLYGCPMAFNTPMVPDANSYWASIYGGYPVPSGFVGMRDMNAPPLRKTEEFCAGYSEFADLSDTNRNRTKSEIRTWSENGSDGEDHVGKKRRQHERDGRSRDYRMLVEKQHPRKENIKEINWLYDEKRRSSYSSKDAMINRLNERLKLDTEGLPRSTKFPTNERSAHYHRCFREVGGRTDECCSHAGSNDHKRYKQKEDNIDTVDVDLKCHAKKHHSSSKSDLARSYSSSQKLLQKESRFMSRYSKHNELAQYHQQMVGGTDYNHEEWNHKYKRKRFVKNYRTEF, via the exons ATGGCTATTCAATTTAAATTCAGGAGCTCCGTGAACTTCGACTCGGTGGATATCCAAGGCCGACCTTCCATATCAATTGGCgatcttaaattcaaaattattcgCATGAAGAACCTTGATACCTGCCAAAACTTTGATCTCGTATTCTCCGATGCCCGAACCGGCCAAG ATTTGGCCGACGAGAAACTTGAAATTCCAAGCGGTTCTTGCGTGATAGTCAAGAGAGTTCCCGCAGGATCAGTTCCTTCCAATGT TGTGCATCACGACTTGTTTGGGAATGTTCAAGTCAAAGACACTGACATGGTTAATTCATCTCGTCCAGTG AATGCTGAGACAGACAATTTTGATGATTTTGGTGTCGACTTATACCCTATTCACAAAGCAAACTCAtcaatttctctcaataataaaaataacaatgcTGTTAG ACATTATAAGGAGACTGAAAGAGGATATATTGAGGCTGAAGGAAGTGGTATTAGTGAGGCCATCCAAGGAG ATTCAAATAATGGCACAACAGTTGGAGGAACTGTCCTGCAGACAAACATAAAAGTTAATGTTGGCGAGGGCATTGGTTTGGAGAA ACCAATTGCTCCAGTTAATCATAATTGTGAAATTCCTTCAGAACTGAAGTGTATACTTTGCAACTCACTCTTTGTGGATGCTGTAATTACTGGTTGCTGTAAGCATAGTTTTTGTGAGAAAT GCATTCATCATGTTCTGCTGCAAAAGGCAATGTGCCCTAAGTGTGCCTCTACTAAGTATAAACTAGAAGATTTGTTGCCAAATTTTTCTCTTAGGCAAATTGTTGCCCATTTCCTTGAGTCTCAGATCCTGATGGGCGACTCAGAAAATGCTCATCATCATGAAGCATCAG ATGAAGAATCAAGAATTGAAGGAAAAGACATGCCTTATTTGCCTTATGCTACTAATAGGGGTTATAATCAAGAAGTGGTGGAAGACGTTCCTGTCTCATCAATAAGAAGAAATATG ACGGTTAAAATTGATGGAGCACAAGTTCGATCGTGCCATCCTGATAATTTTGGTGGAAAACCTCATGACCTCCCTCCTTTTGATGATTGTCAAGGTGAAAGCCAGCCCGTTTTTAGGGATTTCAAGCATGGGTTGCTGGTCAATGACTCTG ATATGCCGAGCAAAATCCAAAATCTAACAGATTTTAGAAGACACAAAAAG CGTGGCCGTACTTGTTACATGTGTGGTTCTCTGGACCATCTCATTAGAGACTGTCCAGGTGCTTCAAAACCAAATCCCATGCATCTAATGG GAGCTTCGCCATATTATGCATCACCTTGGCCTTGTGTCAGTTCTTTTACGAACCTATATGGTTGTCCCATGGCTTTCAATACACCAATGGTGCCTGATGCAAATTCTTACTGGGCATCTATTTATGGTGGATACCCTGTCCCAAG TGGATTCGTGGGCATGAGAGACATGAATGCTCCACCACTTCGGAAGACTGAAGAGTTCTGTGCTGGTTATTCAGAATTTGCAGACCTTAGTGACACTAATAGAAACAGGACAAAATCCGAAATTCGTACCTGGAG TGAGAATGGGAGTGATGGAGAAGATCATGTTGGTAAGAAGAGACGTCAACATGAGCGGGATGGAAGATCAAGAGACTATAGAATGCTTGTAGAGAAGCAACATCCGCGCAAAGAAAATATCAAAGAAATAAATTGGCTCTATGACGAGAAAAGGAGGAGTTCCTATTCTTCTAAAGATGCAATGATAAATAGATTAAACGAGAGATTAAAGTTGGACACAGAAGGCTTGCCTCGCAGCACCAAATTTCCAACTAATGAGAGATCTGCACATTATCATAGATGCTTCAGGGAGGTTGGTGGGAGGACAGATGAATGTTGCAGTCATGCCGGCTCGAATGACCATAAAAGATACAAACAAAAAGAAGATAACATTGATACGGTTGATGTTGACTTGAAGTGTCATGCTAAGAAACATCACAGCAGCTCGAAGTCAGATTTGGCACGTAGCTATTCCAGCAGTCAGAAACTCCTACAAAAAGAGTCTCGTTTCATGTCTAGATATTCTAAGCACAATGAGCTTGCTCAATATCATCAGCAAATGGTTGGTGGGACAGATTATAATCATGAAGAATGGAATCATAAGTATAAACGAAAAAGGTTTGTGAAAAATTACAGAACTGAATTTTAA
- the LOC120075688 gene encoding uncharacterized protein LOC120075688 isoform X4 encodes MAIQFKFRSSVNFDSVDIQGRPSISIGDLKFKIIRMKNLDTCQNFDLVFSDARTGQDLADEKLEIPSGSCVIVKRVPAGSVPSNVHYKETERGYIEAEGSGISEAIQGDSNNGTTVGGTVLQTNIKVNVGEGIGLEKPIAPVNHNCEIPSELKCILCNSLFVDAVITGCCKHSFCEKCIHHVLLQKAMCPKCASTKYKLEDLLPNFSLRQIVAHFLESQILMGDSENAHHHEASDEESRIEGKDMPYLPYATNRGYNQEVVEDVPVSSIRRNMTVKIDGAQVRSCHPDNFGGKPHDLPPFDDCQGESQPVFRDFKHGLLVNDSDMPSKIQNLTDFRRHKKRGRTCYMCGSLDHLIRDCPGASKPNPMHLMGASPYYASPWPCVSSFTNLYGCPMAFNTPMVPDANSYWASIYGGYPVPSGFVGMRDMNAPPLRKTEEFCAGYSEFADLSDTNRNRTKSEIRTWRVMPFSSENGSDGEDHVGKKRRQHERDGRSRDYRMLVEKQHPRKENIKEINWLYDEKRRSSYSSKDAMINRLNERLKLDTEGLPRSTKFPTNERSAHYHRCFREVGGRTDECCSHAGSNDHKRYKQKEDNIDTVDVDLKCHAKKHHSSSKSDLARSYSSSQKLLQKESRFMSRYSKHNELAQYHQQMVGGTDYNHEEWNHKYKRKRFVKNYRTEF; translated from the exons ATGGCTATTCAATTTAAATTCAGGAGCTCCGTGAACTTCGACTCGGTGGATATCCAAGGCCGACCTTCCATATCAATTGGCgatcttaaattcaaaattattcgCATGAAGAACCTTGATACCTGCCAAAACTTTGATCTCGTATTCTCCGATGCCCGAACCGGCCAAG ATTTGGCCGACGAGAAACTTGAAATTCCAAGCGGTTCTTGCGTGATAGTCAAGAGAGTTCCCGCAGGATCAGTTCCTTCCAATGT ACATTATAAGGAGACTGAAAGAGGATATATTGAGGCTGAAGGAAGTGGTATTAGTGAGGCCATCCAAGGAG ATTCAAATAATGGCACAACAGTTGGAGGAACTGTCCTGCAGACAAACATAAAAGTTAATGTTGGCGAGGGCATTGGTTTGGAGAA ACCAATTGCTCCAGTTAATCATAATTGTGAAATTCCTTCAGAACTGAAGTGTATACTTTGCAACTCACTCTTTGTGGATGCTGTAATTACTGGTTGCTGTAAGCATAGTTTTTGTGAGAAAT GCATTCATCATGTTCTGCTGCAAAAGGCAATGTGCCCTAAGTGTGCCTCTACTAAGTATAAACTAGAAGATTTGTTGCCAAATTTTTCTCTTAGGCAAATTGTTGCCCATTTCCTTGAGTCTCAGATCCTGATGGGCGACTCAGAAAATGCTCATCATCATGAAGCATCAG ATGAAGAATCAAGAATTGAAGGAAAAGACATGCCTTATTTGCCTTATGCTACTAATAGGGGTTATAATCAAGAAGTGGTGGAAGACGTTCCTGTCTCATCAATAAGAAGAAATATG ACGGTTAAAATTGATGGAGCACAAGTTCGATCGTGCCATCCTGATAATTTTGGTGGAAAACCTCATGACCTCCCTCCTTTTGATGATTGTCAAGGTGAAAGCCAGCCCGTTTTTAGGGATTTCAAGCATGGGTTGCTGGTCAATGACTCTG ATATGCCGAGCAAAATCCAAAATCTAACAGATTTTAGAAGACACAAAAAG CGTGGCCGTACTTGTTACATGTGTGGTTCTCTGGACCATCTCATTAGAGACTGTCCAGGTGCTTCAAAACCAAATCCCATGCATCTAATGG GAGCTTCGCCATATTATGCATCACCTTGGCCTTGTGTCAGTTCTTTTACGAACCTATATGGTTGTCCCATGGCTTTCAATACACCAATGGTGCCTGATGCAAATTCTTACTGGGCATCTATTTATGGTGGATACCCTGTCCCAAG TGGATTCGTGGGCATGAGAGACATGAATGCTCCACCACTTCGGAAGACTGAAGAGTTCTGTGCTGGTTATTCAGAATTTGCAGACCTTAGTGACACTAATAGAAACAGGACAAAATCCGAAATTCGTACCTGGAG GGTAATGCCTTTCTCCAGTGAGAATGGGAGTGATGGAGAAGATCATGTTGGTAAGAAGAGACGTCAACATGAGCGGGATGGAAGATCAAGAGACTATAGAATGCTTGTAGAGAAGCAACATCCGCGCAAAGAAAATATCAAAGAAATAAATTGGCTCTATGACGAGAAAAGGAGGAGTTCCTATTCTTCTAAAGATGCAATGATAAATAGATTAAACGAGAGATTAAAGTTGGACACAGAAGGCTTGCCTCGCAGCACCAAATTTCCAACTAATGAGAGATCTGCACATTATCATAGATGCTTCAGGGAGGTTGGTGGGAGGACAGATGAATGTTGCAGTCATGCCGGCTCGAATGACCATAAAAGATACAAACAAAAAGAAGATAACATTGATACGGTTGATGTTGACTTGAAGTGTCATGCTAAGAAACATCACAGCAGCTCGAAGTCAGATTTGGCACGTAGCTATTCCAGCAGTCAGAAACTCCTACAAAAAGAGTCTCGTTTCATGTCTAGATATTCTAAGCACAATGAGCTTGCTCAATATCATCAGCAAATGGTTGGTGGGACAGATTATAATCATGAAGAATGGAATCATAAGTATAAACGAAAAAGGTTTGTGAAAAATTACAGAACTGAATTTTAA
- the LOC120075688 gene encoding uncharacterized protein LOC120075688 isoform X2, whose translation MAIQFKFRSSVNFDSVDIQGRPSISIGDLKFKIIRMKNLDTCQNFDLVFSDARTGQDLADEKLEIPSGSCVIVKRVPAGSVPSNVVHHDLFGNVQVKDTDMVNSSRPVNAETDNFDDFGVDLYPIHKANSSISLNNKNNNAVRHYKETERGYIEAEGSGISEAIQGDSNNGTTVGGTVLQTNIKVNVGEGIGLEKPIAPVNHNCEIPSELKCILCNSLFVDAVITGCCKHSFCEKCIHHVLLQKAMCPKCASTKYKLEDLLPNFSLRQIVAHFLESQILMGDSENAHHHEASDEESRIEGKDMPYLPYATNRGYNQEVVEDVPVSSIRRNMTVKIDGAQVRSCHPDNFGGKPHDLPPFDDCQGESQPVFRDFKHGLLVNDSDMPSKIQNLTDFRRHKKRGRTCYMCGSLDHLIRDCPGASKPNPMHLMGASPYYASPWPCVSSFTNLYGCPMAFNTPMVPDANSYWASIYGGYPVPSGFVGMRDMNAPPLRKTEEFCAGYSEFADLSDTNRNRTKSEIRTWRVMPFSSENGSDGEDHVGKKRRQHERDGRSRDYRMLVEKQHPRKENIKEINWLYDEKRRSSYSSKDAMINRLNERLKLDTEGLPRSTKFPTNERSAHYHRCFREVGGRTDECCSHAGSNDHKRYKQKEDNIDTVDVDLKCHAKKHHSSSKSDLARSYSSSQKLLQKESRFMSRYSKHNELAQYHQQMVGGTDYNHEEWNHKYKRKSLECGS comes from the exons ATGGCTATTCAATTTAAATTCAGGAGCTCCGTGAACTTCGACTCGGTGGATATCCAAGGCCGACCTTCCATATCAATTGGCgatcttaaattcaaaattattcgCATGAAGAACCTTGATACCTGCCAAAACTTTGATCTCGTATTCTCCGATGCCCGAACCGGCCAAG ATTTGGCCGACGAGAAACTTGAAATTCCAAGCGGTTCTTGCGTGATAGTCAAGAGAGTTCCCGCAGGATCAGTTCCTTCCAATGT TGTGCATCACGACTTGTTTGGGAATGTTCAAGTCAAAGACACTGACATGGTTAATTCATCTCGTCCAGTG AATGCTGAGACAGACAATTTTGATGATTTTGGTGTCGACTTATACCCTATTCACAAAGCAAACTCAtcaatttctctcaataataaaaataacaatgcTGTTAG ACATTATAAGGAGACTGAAAGAGGATATATTGAGGCTGAAGGAAGTGGTATTAGTGAGGCCATCCAAGGAG ATTCAAATAATGGCACAACAGTTGGAGGAACTGTCCTGCAGACAAACATAAAAGTTAATGTTGGCGAGGGCATTGGTTTGGAGAA ACCAATTGCTCCAGTTAATCATAATTGTGAAATTCCTTCAGAACTGAAGTGTATACTTTGCAACTCACTCTTTGTGGATGCTGTAATTACTGGTTGCTGTAAGCATAGTTTTTGTGAGAAAT GCATTCATCATGTTCTGCTGCAAAAGGCAATGTGCCCTAAGTGTGCCTCTACTAAGTATAAACTAGAAGATTTGTTGCCAAATTTTTCTCTTAGGCAAATTGTTGCCCATTTCCTTGAGTCTCAGATCCTGATGGGCGACTCAGAAAATGCTCATCATCATGAAGCATCAG ATGAAGAATCAAGAATTGAAGGAAAAGACATGCCTTATTTGCCTTATGCTACTAATAGGGGTTATAATCAAGAAGTGGTGGAAGACGTTCCTGTCTCATCAATAAGAAGAAATATG ACGGTTAAAATTGATGGAGCACAAGTTCGATCGTGCCATCCTGATAATTTTGGTGGAAAACCTCATGACCTCCCTCCTTTTGATGATTGTCAAGGTGAAAGCCAGCCCGTTTTTAGGGATTTCAAGCATGGGTTGCTGGTCAATGACTCTG ATATGCCGAGCAAAATCCAAAATCTAACAGATTTTAGAAGACACAAAAAG CGTGGCCGTACTTGTTACATGTGTGGTTCTCTGGACCATCTCATTAGAGACTGTCCAGGTGCTTCAAAACCAAATCCCATGCATCTAATGG GAGCTTCGCCATATTATGCATCACCTTGGCCTTGTGTCAGTTCTTTTACGAACCTATATGGTTGTCCCATGGCTTTCAATACACCAATGGTGCCTGATGCAAATTCTTACTGGGCATCTATTTATGGTGGATACCCTGTCCCAAG TGGATTCGTGGGCATGAGAGACATGAATGCTCCACCACTTCGGAAGACTGAAGAGTTCTGTGCTGGTTATTCAGAATTTGCAGACCTTAGTGACACTAATAGAAACAGGACAAAATCCGAAATTCGTACCTGGAG GGTAATGCCTTTCTCCAGTGAGAATGGGAGTGATGGAGAAGATCATGTTGGTAAGAAGAGACGTCAACATGAGCGGGATGGAAGATCAAGAGACTATAGAATGCTTGTAGAGAAGCAACATCCGCGCAAAGAAAATATCAAAGAAATAAATTGGCTCTATGACGAGAAAAGGAGGAGTTCCTATTCTTCTAAAGATGCAATGATAAATAGATTAAACGAGAGATTAAAGTTGGACACAGAAGGCTTGCCTCGCAGCACCAAATTTCCAACTAATGAGAGATCTGCACATTATCATAGATGCTTCAGGGAGGTTGGTGGGAGGACAGATGAATGTTGCAGTCATGCCGGCTCGAATGACCATAAAAGATACAAACAAAAAGAAGATAACATTGATACGGTTGATGTTGACTTGAAGTGTCATGCTAAGAAACATCACAGCAGCTCGAAGTCAGATTTGGCACGTAGCTATTCCAGCAGTCAGAAACTCCTACAAAAAGAGTCTCGTTTCATGTCTAGATATTCTAAGCACAATGAGCTTGCTCAATATCATCAGCAAATGGTTGGTGGGACAGATTATAATCATGAAGAATGGAATCATAAGTATAAACGAAAAAG TTTGGAGTGTGGAAGCTAG